A region from the Actinoplanes sp. OR16 genome encodes:
- a CDS encoding alpha/beta hydrolase, whose product MDVTFVLVHSPSVGPSTWAPIARRLDAPVVVPSLLGVADAGPPFWRPVTQAVHDALLPVRPEHPVVIVAHSNVGLFVPAIVDASPRRVAGCLFVDAALPSVSGPTPASPPDLLAFLRPKVQPGGRLPQWTDWWDEADVAPMFPDARTRAEVSAEQPRLPLAYYEESIPVPAGWDARPCGYLLFGPPYEPMAKDAAGRGWAVAHTPGEHLHQLVDTDAVAATITAMTADWR is encoded by the coding sequence ATGGATGTGACATTCGTGCTGGTCCACAGTCCGTCGGTGGGCCCGTCCACCTGGGCGCCGATCGCGCGCCGCCTGGACGCCCCGGTCGTGGTGCCCTCGCTTCTCGGTGTCGCCGACGCCGGTCCGCCCTTCTGGCGGCCGGTCACCCAGGCGGTCCATGATGCCCTTCTTCCGGTACGCCCGGAGCACCCTGTCGTGATCGTCGCCCACAGCAACGTCGGCCTCTTCGTCCCGGCCATCGTCGACGCCAGTCCGCGGCGGGTGGCCGGTTGCCTCTTCGTGGACGCGGCCCTCCCGTCGGTCTCCGGCCCGACCCCGGCGTCCCCGCCCGACCTGCTCGCCTTCCTGCGCCCGAAGGTTCAGCCCGGCGGCCGTCTCCCGCAGTGGACGGACTGGTGGGACGAGGCGGACGTGGCCCCGATGTTCCCCGACGCGCGGACCCGGGCGGAGGTCAGTGCCGAACAGCCGCGACTGCCGCTGGCCTATTACGAGGAGTCGATTCCGGTTCCTGCCGGCTGGGACGCGCGGCCCTGCGGCTATCTGCTGTTCGGCCCGCCGTACGAGCCGATGGCGAAGGACGCGGCCGGCCGGGGCTGGGCCGTCGCGCACACCCCCGGCGAGCATCTGCACCAACTGGTAGACACGGACGCGGTGGCAGCCACGATCACTGCGATGACCGCGGACTGGCGTTAG
- a CDS encoding YqjF family protein, giving the protein MRIEDVTPETMRPVRRPLLVQRWVDLTFLHWAIDPARVAPLLPAGTVPDTLGGVTYAGLIGFRMVGLGFLRGPGIPYLGTFCETNVRLYSVDRHGRRAVVFLSLDAERLLPVLTARASLRLPYMWSRMRLTRDGDVLTYTSRRRWPAPLPAINAMAVRVRQPITEPSPLEHFVTARWGLHTRAWGRSLHLPNEHPRWPLHHAELLSLDDTLLTAAGLPAFDGPPDSVLYSPGVPVTFGAPDVLR; this is encoded by the coding sequence GTGCGGATCGAGGATGTGACCCCGGAGACGATGCGCCCCGTGCGCCGCCCGCTGCTGGTCCAGCGATGGGTCGACCTCACCTTCCTGCACTGGGCGATCGACCCGGCCCGCGTCGCGCCGCTGCTGCCCGCCGGCACCGTCCCGGACACCCTCGGCGGCGTCACCTACGCCGGGCTGATCGGGTTCCGCATGGTCGGGCTGGGTTTCCTGCGCGGCCCCGGCATCCCCTACCTCGGCACGTTCTGCGAGACGAACGTCCGCCTCTACAGCGTCGACCGCCACGGCCGTCGCGCCGTCGTCTTCCTGTCCCTCGACGCGGAACGCCTGCTGCCGGTGCTGACCGCCCGGGCGTCGCTGCGCCTGCCCTACATGTGGTCCCGCATGCGCCTGACCCGTGACGGCGACGTCCTCACCTACACCAGCCGCCGCCGCTGGCCCGCCCCGCTTCCCGCGATCAACGCGATGGCCGTACGCGTGCGGCAGCCGATCACCGAACCCTCCCCGCTGGAACACTTCGTCACCGCCCGCTGGGGCCTGCACACGCGCGCCTGGGGACGCTCCCTGCACCTGCCGAACGAGCATCCGCGCTGGCCGCTGCACCACGCCGAACTGCTGTCCCTGGACGACACCCTGCTGACCGCCGCCGGCCTGCCCGCCTTCGACGGCCCGCCGGACAGCGTCCTCTACTCCCCGGGCGTCCCGGTCACGTTCGGGGCCCCGGACGTCCTGCGATGA
- a CDS encoding RNA polymerase sigma factor, with translation MKRTSQDEEELVRRIADGDRRAFDELYRRTSPWLLARLRRRCADDDVVADVMQETYLAVWRAAGSFTVKGSASGWLWTIAAHRLVDAFRRRARHNQVPAVPLADEVAPAAEDEVMAGRVGQELEQALLVLPPEAREVLRAMVLDGLSARETSVLLGVPESTVKSRARRARLALREALS, from the coding sequence GTGAAACGAACAAGCCAGGACGAGGAAGAACTCGTCCGCCGCATCGCCGACGGGGATCGGCGCGCGTTCGACGAGTTGTACCGGCGGACGTCGCCGTGGCTGCTCGCCCGCCTGCGCCGCCGGTGCGCCGACGACGACGTGGTCGCCGACGTCATGCAGGAGACCTATCTGGCGGTGTGGCGCGCGGCCGGCAGTTTCACGGTCAAGGGCAGCGCCTCCGGCTGGCTCTGGACGATCGCCGCGCACCGGCTCGTCGACGCCTTCCGCCGCCGTGCCCGGCACAACCAGGTTCCCGCGGTGCCGCTGGCCGACGAGGTGGCCCCGGCCGCCGAGGACGAGGTCATGGCGGGACGCGTCGGGCAGGAACTGGAGCAGGCACTTCTCGTGCTCCCGCCGGAGGCCCGTGAGGTGCTCCGGGCGATGGTCCTCGACGGGTTGTCGGCGCGGGAGACGTCGGTGCTGCTCGGCGTACCGGAGAGCACTGTGAAATCGAGGGCCCGGCGGGCCCGGCTCGCGCTGCGGGAGGCGCTGTCATGA
- a CDS encoding zf-HC2 domain-containing protein has product MTPHPAPAVIARYADREAPLDEVTMWSVEVHLEDCADCRAVLADGMNHDLLDRLKRSLDEDIEAGPAPAPRRRRQHWMVWHLVPWVIMSVAVLACAGTLQVLQPSLPSLVALVAPIAPLPAVAVAWSRRHDPAWELIAGTPAAGLAMLLRRTAGVLAVIVPALTVAGSRTGLSLALALLPCLAFTAATIALGAVIGVRRAAIGLGAAWTLAAIVPAVLTAQLPPMLHQASSPAWALLTILLAGFAATRATAFTRLTSHD; this is encoded by the coding sequence ATGACCCCACATCCGGCACCTGCCGTCATCGCCCGCTACGCCGACCGGGAGGCTCCCCTCGACGAGGTCACCATGTGGTCGGTCGAGGTGCACCTGGAGGACTGCGCGGACTGCCGGGCCGTCCTGGCCGACGGCATGAACCACGATCTGCTCGACCGGCTGAAGCGAAGCCTCGATGAGGACATCGAGGCGGGCCCGGCGCCGGCCCCGCGCCGCCGGCGGCAGCACTGGATGGTCTGGCACCTGGTCCCCTGGGTGATCATGAGTGTCGCGGTGCTGGCCTGCGCCGGCACGCTCCAGGTCCTGCAGCCGAGCCTTCCGTCGCTGGTCGCGCTGGTGGCGCCGATCGCGCCGCTGCCCGCCGTGGCGGTGGCCTGGAGCCGGCGGCACGATCCCGCCTGGGAGTTGATCGCCGGTACGCCGGCCGCCGGGCTGGCGATGCTGCTGCGCCGCACGGCGGGCGTCCTCGCGGTCATCGTGCCCGCTCTCACGGTGGCGGGTTCGCGTACCGGGCTGTCTCTTGCTCTCGCTCTCCTGCCGTGTCTCGCGTTCACCGCCGCGACCATCGCCCTGGGCGCGGTGATCGGTGTCCGCCGCGCCGCCATCGGGCTGGGCGCCGCGTGGACGCTCGCCGCGATCGTGCCGGCCGTGCTGACCGCGCAACTGCCTCCGATGCTCCATCAGGCCAGCTCACCGGCGTGGGCGCTGCTCACCATCCTCCTGGCCGGGTTCGCCGCGACCCGGGCCACCGCCTTCACCCGACTGACCAGCCATGATTGA
- a CDS encoding AI-2E family transporter, translated as MGWAQTFRDRARTTLAAAESRNVPPPFTAGPELQDAGPPPVVVVNQRSSSEDLLPRGVRTAGAWAWRFILFVVAAYLMLRLIGLLRVVVIPVVVALLLAALFQPASAGLVRRGMNRSLSAGLILVAALLLVFGGLGLIIRTFIGQFDTLSAQVSEGIGEIQSWLSRSPLHITDAQLNEYVDRARETVTGNQDALTSGALSTATTLGEVVTGFFLVLFTLFFFLRDGGGIWSFLCRLLPREARVPTARSGHYAWHTLVSYVHATVLVAFVDAVGIGIGLALLRVPLALPLAALVFLGAFIPVVGATVTGAVAVLVALVANGPATAIAVLAIVIAVQQLEGHVLQPLIMGRAVALHPLAVILAIAAGVVAAGIVGGLIAVPLLAVLNTAIRYLVRHPGGEPTTDKEPPGTVESSGEPIASAPAPSAPAQASPTDPPPASSSVAADTPRLTT; from the coding sequence ATGGGTTGGGCGCAGACATTCCGGGATCGTGCCCGGACCACTTTGGCCGCGGCGGAGAGCCGTAACGTGCCGCCGCCGTTCACGGCCGGGCCCGAACTCCAGGACGCCGGGCCGCCGCCCGTCGTCGTGGTGAACCAGCGGTCCAGCAGCGAGGATCTGCTGCCGCGCGGGGTGCGGACGGCCGGGGCGTGGGCGTGGCGGTTCATCCTGTTCGTGGTGGCGGCGTACCTGATGCTGCGCCTCATCGGACTGTTGCGCGTCGTCGTCATCCCGGTGGTGGTGGCACTGCTGCTCGCGGCGCTCTTCCAGCCGGCCAGCGCCGGCCTGGTCCGCCGCGGCATGAACCGCTCGCTCTCCGCGGGGCTGATCCTCGTCGCCGCGCTGCTGCTGGTCTTCGGCGGCCTCGGGCTGATCATTCGTACGTTCATCGGCCAGTTCGACACCCTGTCAGCCCAGGTCAGCGAGGGCATCGGGGAGATACAGAGCTGGCTGTCCCGCAGTCCGCTGCACATCACCGACGCGCAGCTCAACGAGTACGTGGACCGGGCACGGGAAACGGTGACCGGCAACCAGGACGCGCTCACCAGCGGCGCCCTGAGCACCGCGACGACCCTCGGCGAAGTGGTCACCGGGTTCTTCCTGGTGCTGTTCACCCTCTTCTTCTTCCTGCGCGACGGCGGCGGCATCTGGTCGTTCCTCTGCCGGCTGCTGCCCCGGGAAGCGCGGGTGCCGACCGCCCGGTCCGGCCACTACGCCTGGCACACGCTGGTCTCCTATGTGCACGCGACGGTGCTGGTGGCGTTCGTCGACGCCGTCGGCATCGGCATCGGGCTCGCCCTGCTGCGGGTGCCGCTCGCCCTTCCGCTGGCCGCCCTGGTCTTCCTCGGCGCGTTCATCCCGGTCGTCGGCGCCACCGTCACCGGCGCCGTAGCGGTGCTCGTCGCCCTGGTCGCCAACGGCCCGGCCACGGCCATCGCCGTCCTCGCCATCGTGATCGCCGTCCAGCAACTCGAAGGCCACGTCCTCCAGCCGCTGATCATGGGCCGGGCGGTGGCGCTGCACCCGCTCGCCGTCATCCTCGCCATCGCGGCCGGCGTCGTCGCGGCCGGCATCGTCGGCGGTCTGATCGCGGTGCCGCTGCTGGCGGTGCTGAACACGGCCATCCGCTATCTGGTCCGTCACCCGGGCGGCGAACCCACCACGGACAAGGAACCACCGGGAACCGTGGAGTCGTCCGGTGAGCCGATCGCGTCGGCGCCCGCACCGTCCGCGCCCGCGCAGGCCTCCCCGACCGATCCGCCGCCGGCCAGCAGCTCGGTGGCCGCCGACACCCCGCGCCTGACGACCTGA
- a CDS encoding methyl-accepting chemotaxis protein yields the protein MEVTAQRSGVTGVVADFRVGTKIYAAVLCAAVVALAVGVLGIVRLANLNDDITAMKAKHVDSSLQLSTLRGALAGEFQALFGWSVVPAAQKQASRDTLPALDEEFLAAVENYRTLAAGSAARETAVAEVTDRFQYFQQLRDVALFGEAPDAGVEIPGASEIGAVWTETQDALRAAVVELQDTENAESTAMAAEAEDTYHSARTQMIVCLVVGLIAAVALAVLVTRLIGRQLASVSTALAAVAEGDLTVGAEVHARDELGAMAVAVNTAREGLRSMVTRLTTSSRTLGVSTERLGRVAERIGESAQNAATQANVAATAAGDVSLNVQTVAAGSEEMGASIREIASNASEAARVASEAVGVADSANATVSQLGASSQEIGNVIKTITAIAEQTNLLALNATIEAARAGEMGKGFAVVASEVKDLAQETARATEDIAQRVEAIQADSSQAVAAIGEISSIIARISDYQTTIASAVEEQTATTGEMARSVGDAAHGTTAIAGNIDGVASAAQTTTAALGEARETAAELAGIAGELQTVVSQFRV from the coding sequence GTGGAGGTTACGGCTCAGCGCAGCGGGGTGACCGGTGTCGTGGCCGACTTCCGGGTGGGTACGAAGATCTATGCGGCGGTGCTGTGCGCGGCGGTGGTGGCGCTGGCCGTCGGGGTGCTCGGGATCGTGCGGCTGGCCAACCTCAACGACGACATCACGGCGATGAAGGCCAAGCACGTGGACAGCAGCCTGCAGCTGAGCACGCTGCGCGGGGCGCTGGCCGGTGAGTTCCAGGCGCTGTTCGGCTGGTCGGTGGTGCCGGCGGCGCAGAAGCAGGCGTCGCGGGACACCCTCCCGGCACTGGACGAGGAGTTCCTCGCCGCCGTGGAGAACTACCGGACGCTGGCCGCCGGCTCGGCCGCCCGGGAGACGGCGGTCGCCGAGGTCACCGACCGCTTCCAATACTTCCAGCAGCTGCGCGACGTCGCGCTGTTCGGGGAGGCGCCGGACGCGGGCGTGGAGATTCCGGGTGCGAGCGAGATCGGCGCGGTGTGGACGGAGACCCAGGACGCGCTGCGGGCCGCCGTCGTCGAGTTGCAGGACACCGAGAACGCCGAGTCCACCGCGATGGCCGCCGAGGCCGAGGACACCTACCACTCCGCCCGCACCCAGATGATCGTCTGCCTGGTCGTCGGGCTGATCGCGGCGGTCGCCCTCGCCGTCCTCGTCACCCGGCTGATCGGCCGGCAGCTGGCGAGCGTGTCGACGGCGCTGGCCGCGGTCGCCGAAGGGGATCTGACCGTGGGCGCCGAGGTGCACGCCCGCGACGAGCTCGGTGCCATGGCGGTCGCGGTGAACACCGCCCGGGAAGGGCTGCGGTCCATGGTGACCCGGCTGACCACCAGCTCCCGGACGCTCGGGGTCAGCACCGAGCGGCTCGGCCGGGTCGCCGAACGCATCGGCGAGTCGGCGCAGAACGCGGCCACTCAGGCGAACGTGGCGGCCACCGCGGCCGGTGACGTGTCGCTGAACGTGCAGACCGTCGCGGCGGGTAGCGAGGAGATGGGCGCGTCGATCCGGGAGATCGCGTCGAACGCCTCCGAGGCGGCGCGGGTCGCCAGCGAGGCCGTCGGGGTGGCGGACAGCGCGAACGCCACGGTCTCGCAGCTGGGCGCGTCCAGCCAGGAGATCGGCAACGTGATCAAGACGATCACCGCGATCGCCGAGCAGACGAACCTGCTCGCCCTGAACGCCACGATCGAGGCGGCGCGGGCCGGCGAGATGGGCAAGGGGTTCGCGGTCGTCGCCAGCGAGGTGAAGGATCTCGCGCAGGAGACGGCGCGGGCCACCGAGGACATCGCCCAGCGGGTCGAGGCCATCCAGGCGGACAGTTCCCAGGCGGTCGCGGCGATCGGGGAGATCTCGTCGATCATCGCGCGGATCAGCGACTACCAGACCACCATCGCCTCCGCGGTGGAGGAGCAGACCGCCACGACCGGCGAGATGGCCCGCAGCGTCGGCGACGCCGCACACGGCACCACGGCGATCGCCGGCAACATCGACGGCGTGGCGTCGGCGGCCCAGACGACCACGGCGGCGCTCGGCGAGGCCCGGGAGACGGCGGCCGAGCTGGCCGGGATCGCGGGTGAGCTGCAGACGGTGGTGTCCCAGTTCCGGGTGTGA
- a CDS encoding DUF389 domain-containing protein, whose amino-acid sequence MLHVRVIAPPEVTDQVLAALTTDDAVTHLVLLPDAARSPRGDVIEFDVVREGASQVLDRLRDQGLDDDGAIVVERVDATLSKSAERAARRVPGLGVDAVVWHELEQQTGEETALSASFLAFMTIATIIAALGVLLDQPILIVGSMVVGPEFGPLAALCVGLVLPKAFLVRRSLLALVVGFPFGMVVTVLAVWGLTAAGLIDKSMLLADRPLTDFIWRPDALSWVIGFLGGVAGILSLTSAKAGTLVGVLISVTTVPAAANAAVALAYGVRSEALGSALQLVINLAAIVVAGVLTLLVQRLAWHRGR is encoded by the coding sequence ATGCTTCACGTACGAGTGATCGCGCCCCCGGAGGTCACCGACCAGGTGCTGGCCGCGCTGACGACCGACGACGCGGTCACCCACCTGGTCCTGCTCCCGGACGCCGCCCGGTCGCCCCGCGGTGACGTCATCGAGTTCGACGTGGTCCGCGAAGGCGCCAGCCAGGTCCTCGACCGGCTCCGCGATCAGGGCCTCGACGACGACGGCGCGATCGTCGTGGAACGCGTCGACGCCACCCTGTCCAAATCGGCCGAGCGGGCCGCCCGCCGCGTCCCCGGCCTGGGCGTCGACGCCGTGGTCTGGCACGAGCTGGAGCAGCAGACCGGCGAGGAGACCGCGCTCTCCGCCTCCTTCCTGGCGTTCATGACCATCGCCACGATCATCGCGGCCCTCGGGGTCCTGCTCGACCAGCCCATCCTCATCGTCGGCTCGATGGTCGTCGGCCCGGAGTTCGGCCCGCTCGCCGCCCTCTGCGTCGGCCTGGTCCTTCCCAAAGCCTTCCTGGTACGCCGCTCCCTGCTCGCTCTGGTGGTCGGCTTCCCCTTCGGCATGGTCGTCACCGTGCTGGCGGTCTGGGGACTGACCGCCGCCGGCCTGATCGACAAGTCGATGCTGCTCGCCGACCGCCCGCTGACCGACTTCATCTGGCGTCCCGACGCGCTCTCCTGGGTGATCGGATTCCTCGGCGGCGTGGCCGGCATCCTCTCGCTGACCTCGGCGAAGGCCGGCACGCTCGTCGGCGTCCTGATCTCGGTGACCACGGTACCGGCGGCGGCGAACGCGGCTGTGGCCCTGGCGTACGGCGTCCGCTCCGAAGCCCTCGGCTCAGCCCTGCAACTGGTCATCAACCTGGCCGCCATCGTCGTCGCCGGCGTACTGACCCTGCTCGTGCAGCGCCTGGCCTGGCACCGCGGACGATGA
- a CDS encoding glycoside hydrolase family 19 protein, protein MPRRRLLSILAAVGVAVAGAAAAILPMTSSSAAEACVSAYSGSAVYTANMRASYNGRNWTAKWWTQGETPSTGGSGVWADNGACGGGTTTPPPATGCNHPNWVAGQYYAAGSIVRYTNGLYYRATNANPGYDPVISTWYWSPYTCTGGGTTTPPPGNTGGFPVSEAQFNQMFPNRIGFYTYAGLIDAIKKFPAFTTTGSDTVKKQEAAAFLANVNHESGGLVYVEEINQANWPLYCDRNQSYGCPAGQSAYHGRGPIQLSWNFNYKAAGDALGIDLLNNPDRVKNETSVAYQTAVWYWMTQRGPGTMTPHEAIVNGRGFGETIRSINGSLECNGGNPAQVQSRIDAYNRFTGILGVAPGGNLSC, encoded by the coding sequence ATGCCCAGAAGACGGCTTTTGTCGATCCTGGCCGCTGTCGGCGTCGCGGTGGCCGGCGCTGCCGCGGCGATTCTGCCCATGACCTCGTCGAGCGCGGCCGAGGCGTGCGTCTCCGCCTACAGCGGCTCGGCGGTGTACACCGCGAACATGCGTGCTTCGTACAACGGCCGCAACTGGACCGCCAAGTGGTGGACGCAGGGCGAGACGCCCAGCACCGGCGGCTCCGGTGTGTGGGCCGACAACGGCGCGTGCGGTGGCGGCACCACGACCCCGCCGCCGGCGACCGGCTGCAACCACCCGAACTGGGTGGCCGGGCAGTACTACGCCGCCGGGTCGATCGTGCGGTACACGAACGGGCTCTACTACCGGGCCACGAACGCGAACCCGGGCTACGATCCGGTCATCAGCACCTGGTACTGGTCGCCGTACACCTGCACCGGGGGTGGCACGACCACGCCGCCGCCCGGCAACACCGGTGGGTTCCCGGTCAGCGAGGCACAGTTCAACCAGATGTTCCCGAACCGGATCGGCTTCTACACGTACGCCGGCCTGATCGACGCGATCAAGAAGTTCCCGGCGTTCACCACGACCGGCAGCGACACCGTGAAGAAGCAGGAGGCGGCTGCCTTCCTGGCGAACGTGAACCACGAGTCCGGCGGCCTGGTCTACGTCGAGGAGATCAACCAGGCGAACTGGCCGCTCTACTGCGACCGCAACCAGTCGTACGGATGCCCGGCCGGGCAGAGTGCCTACCACGGTCGCGGCCCGATCCAGCTGAGCTGGAACTTCAACTACAAGGCGGCCGGTGACGCGCTCGGCATCGACCTGCTCAACAACCCGGACCGGGTGAAGAACGAGACGTCGGTCGCCTACCAGACGGCCGTCTGGTACTGGATGACGCAGCGCGGTCCCGGCACGATGACCCCGCACGAGGCCATCGTGAACGGGCGCGGTTTCGGGGAGACGATCCGCAGCATCAACGGTTCCCTGGAGTGCAACGGCGGGAACCCGGCCCAGGTCCAGAGCCGCATCGACGCCTACAACCGGTTCACCGGCATCCTGGGAGTCGCGCCGGGCGGAAATCTCTCCTGCTGA
- a CDS encoding RNA polymerase sigma factor: MNDALTRAHRHEWARVVAFLARRFGDLDIAEEAAAEAFAAAVEKWPADGIPPNPGAWLTTTAQRKAIDRIRRESKRDHKQREAHAVYAEPPASPDVIPDERLRLIFTCCHPALAMEARVALTLRMVGGLTVPEIARAFLVQETAMGQRITRAKAKIKAARIPYRVPSEDDLPARVSGVLAVLFLVFNEGYLATGPGTDPIRHDLTASAIELTRMLLALMPDDGEVAGLLALMLLTEARRTARVSATGELVTLASQDRSAWDRTLILEGQRLVRARIATGVPPGRYQILAAVNAVHTSALDARATNWSQIVALYDQLVRLDASPVVALNRAIAVAELDGPAVALAAVDRLGPALDGYHAFHATRADLLRRLGRGSDARDAYDRAITLAGNSAETAYLTRRRGELA; encoded by the coding sequence GTGAACGACGCGCTCACCCGCGCCCACCGTCACGAGTGGGCGCGGGTGGTCGCGTTCCTGGCCCGGCGTTTCGGTGATCTGGACATCGCCGAGGAGGCGGCCGCCGAGGCGTTCGCGGCAGCCGTCGAGAAGTGGCCCGCCGACGGCATTCCCCCGAATCCGGGCGCCTGGCTCACCACGACGGCTCAGCGCAAGGCGATCGACCGGATCCGGCGGGAGAGCAAGCGCGATCACAAGCAGAGAGAGGCCCATGCCGTGTACGCGGAACCGCCCGCCTCTCCGGACGTCATCCCGGACGAGCGCCTCCGGCTGATCTTCACCTGCTGCCATCCGGCGCTCGCCATGGAGGCCAGGGTCGCGCTGACTCTGCGCATGGTCGGCGGCCTGACCGTGCCGGAGATCGCCCGCGCCTTCCTGGTGCAGGAGACCGCCATGGGCCAGCGGATCACCCGAGCCAAGGCCAAGATCAAGGCGGCGCGGATCCCGTACCGGGTGCCGTCCGAAGACGATCTCCCGGCGCGCGTCTCGGGCGTGCTCGCCGTGCTGTTCCTGGTCTTCAACGAGGGCTACCTGGCGACCGGCCCGGGCACCGATCCGATCCGGCACGACCTGACGGCGTCCGCGATCGAACTGACCCGGATGCTCCTCGCCCTGATGCCGGACGACGGCGAGGTCGCCGGGCTGCTCGCGCTGATGCTGCTGACCGAGGCGCGCCGCACCGCCCGGGTGTCCGCCACCGGGGAGCTGGTCACCCTCGCCTCGCAGGACCGCAGCGCGTGGGACCGGACCCTGATCCTCGAAGGCCAGCGGCTGGTCCGCGCCCGCATCGCCACCGGGGTGCCGCCCGGCCGCTACCAGATCCTCGCGGCCGTCAACGCGGTGCACACCTCGGCCCTCGACGCCCGCGCCACCAACTGGTCCCAGATCGTCGCCCTCTACGACCAGCTGGTCCGCCTCGACGCGTCCCCGGTGGTGGCCCTCAACCGTGCCATCGCCGTCGCCGAACTCGACGGCCCGGCCGTTGCCCTGGCCGCCGTCGACCGTCTCGGTCCCGCCCTCGACGGCTATCACGCCTTCCACGCCACCCGCGCCGACCTGCTCCGCCGCCTAGGCCGGGGCTCCGACGCCCGGGACGCGTACGACCGGGCCATCACCTTGGCCGGCAACAGCGCCGAAACCGCCTACCTCACCCGCCGCCGGGGCGAGCTGGCCTGA
- a CDS encoding aminoglycoside phosphotransferase family protein, translated as MLTCAQRELLNRWLPGAAVAKDHSWGVVQTMVLEVIHDGGRFIVKAGGPDDHHIEREIRAHLNWLTPWTSRGRAPELVRHDIAAKLLVTTYLPGKLLLDSEHLTDPDAFRQAGELLAMLHGQAAGTDDYERRENAKCLKLLDGPHRIDPPTVARLRALISGWPAEQTVVVPTHGDWQPRNWLIHDGVVSIIDFGRAALRPAYTDLTRLAAQDFRSDHRLEASFLQGYGSEPRATGAWHRGRIREAIGTACWAFVHGQEEFEAQGHRMIAEGLLAVPD; from the coding sequence GTGCTCACCTGTGCCCAACGGGAACTGCTGAACCGCTGGCTGCCCGGCGCGGCGGTGGCGAAGGATCACAGCTGGGGCGTCGTACAGACGATGGTCCTGGAAGTGATCCATGACGGCGGCCGGTTCATCGTCAAGGCGGGCGGGCCGGACGACCACCACATCGAGCGGGAGATCCGCGCCCACCTGAACTGGCTGACCCCGTGGACCAGCCGCGGCCGGGCGCCGGAGCTGGTGCGGCACGACATCGCCGCGAAGCTGCTGGTCACCACGTATCTGCCGGGGAAGCTGCTGCTGGACAGCGAGCACCTCACCGACCCGGACGCGTTCCGGCAGGCCGGTGAGCTGCTCGCGATGCTGCACGGCCAGGCGGCGGGCACCGACGACTACGAGCGCCGCGAGAACGCGAAGTGCCTGAAGCTGCTCGACGGACCGCACCGGATCGACCCGCCCACGGTGGCCCGGCTCCGCGCCCTGATCAGCGGCTGGCCGGCCGAGCAGACGGTCGTCGTGCCGACCCACGGCGACTGGCAGCCCCGTAACTGGCTGATCCACGACGGCGTCGTCAGCATCATCGACTTCGGCCGGGCGGCGCTGCGTCCCGCCTACACGGATCTCACGCGACTGGCCGCCCAGGACTTCCGGTCCGATCACCGCCTCGAGGCCTCTTTCCTGCAGGGGTACGGGTCGGAGCCGCGCGCCACCGGCGCCTGGCACCGCGGCCGGATCCGTGAAGCCATCGGGACGGCATGCTGGGCCTTCGTGCACGGGCAGGAGGAGTTCGAAGCGCAGGGGCACCGCATGATCGCCGAAGGCCTCCTCGCCGTCCCCGACTAG